The Exiguobacterium acetylicum genome includes a window with the following:
- a CDS encoding MMPL family transporter: MERLGHLISAYFRGVLVVWAILLVALGYFAYQLPDRLEGNGFTRDGDFQRVETTLDKDFDQDPHTIIVLFEDQENLQQTMVQHVERFRDIKGVGNVTGPVENPQAIRDDKGYVTVGVPNLDSKWAAAVTRQLDDTGTIRLTGEPVVVDDLNTASKNDLIRAELIGIPAALIVLLLVFGTPIAAILPLIMGLVTFVFGAGVLYFVAGQQELSIFVLNAVAMISLALGIDFSLLYVNRFREERQGGQSIRAAAIRSVETAGRSILFSGICVFVGLAGLLLIDVDVFRAVAIGTLVSVLGAVVSALTLLPALLIVFGKVLEKGRLFRQRAGRSEDRWRRLARFVMKRPVAVTVLSLLLLLPCLLPLRDLTLNIPQATALPESYPSRLAFESWEKTFGNDGTDAVLILSADASSEVGREKIEDVTIRLESDPEVRSVVSAVTIAEQQQVPLEQLLAVPAGSEALTAFLSEDDQARIDVNLKGDPGDAASQDWVRNMQADGYLVGGPAAFNQEIYDAIESKLPLAVGVVVLATFIILLIAFRSILIPIKAILMNLLSLGATFGLLVILFESGWILPQETIGILTPVFIFSLVFGLSMDYEVFLVSRMEEYYDETGDNDYATEMGLAKTSKIITSAALIMIVVTGAFAFTGVSPIKQLGVGIALAIFIDATIVRMLLVPALMKLFGHWNWWWPGGRRKVIRK, from the coding sequence ATGGAACGGCTTGGTCATCTGATTAGTGCGTATTTTCGAGGAGTATTGGTCGTTTGGGCGATCCTGCTCGTCGCGCTCGGTTATTTTGCGTATCAATTACCGGATCGCTTAGAAGGAAACGGATTTACACGTGACGGCGACTTTCAACGCGTCGAGACGACATTAGATAAGGATTTTGATCAGGATCCACACACAATCATCGTTTTATTTGAAGACCAAGAGAATCTACAACAAACGATGGTGCAGCATGTCGAGCGTTTCCGTGATATTAAAGGCGTCGGTAACGTGACTGGACCCGTCGAAAATCCACAAGCGATTCGTGATGATAAGGGATATGTAACGGTCGGTGTACCGAACCTTGATTCGAAATGGGCAGCTGCGGTCACCCGTCAACTGGATGATACCGGGACGATTCGGCTGACCGGTGAACCGGTCGTCGTCGATGATTTGAATACGGCTTCGAAAAATGATTTGATTCGAGCGGAGTTGATCGGTATTCCGGCGGCATTGATCGTTTTATTACTTGTCTTCGGTACACCGATTGCTGCGATTTTACCGTTGATCATGGGGCTTGTTACCTTTGTTTTTGGGGCAGGTGTCCTCTATTTTGTTGCCGGGCAACAAGAGTTATCGATTTTCGTCTTGAATGCAGTCGCGATGATTTCGCTTGCGCTTGGGATTGATTTTTCATTGCTATACGTCAATCGCTTCCGCGAAGAACGTCAGGGTGGGCAAAGTATCCGAGCAGCAGCGATTCGCTCGGTCGAGACGGCAGGGCGCTCGATTTTATTTTCGGGGATTTGTGTGTTCGTCGGACTTGCCGGACTTTTATTGATTGATGTTGATGTCTTCCGGGCTGTCGCGATCGGGACGCTCGTTTCGGTTCTTGGAGCAGTCGTCAGCGCGTTGACGCTCTTACCGGCATTGTTGATCGTCTTCGGAAAAGTGCTAGAGAAAGGACGACTCTTCCGACAGCGTGCAGGGCGTAGTGAAGATCGCTGGCGTCGTCTCGCTCGTTTCGTCATGAAGCGTCCGGTTGCCGTGACCGTGTTATCTCTGTTGCTATTGTTACCTTGTTTACTTCCTCTCCGTGATTTGACGTTGAATATTCCACAAGCAACTGCCTTACCGGAATCGTATCCGTCGCGTCTTGCCTTTGAATCATGGGAGAAAACATTCGGGAACGATGGAACGGATGCTGTTCTTATTTTATCTGCTGATGCTTCCTCAGAGGTGGGACGAGAAAAAATCGAAGATGTGACGATCCGACTCGAGTCGGATCCGGAAGTGCGTTCCGTTGTTTCGGCTGTAACAATCGCCGAGCAGCAACAGGTTCCGCTCGAACAGTTACTCGCTGTTCCTGCCGGGAGCGAAGCCTTGACAGCATTTCTATCAGAGGACGATCAAGCACGGATCGATGTCAATTTAAAAGGGGACCCGGGGGACGCTGCCTCGCAGGACTGGGTGCGAAACATGCAGGCGGATGGTTATCTCGTCGGGGGACCTGCAGCTTTCAATCAAGAAATTTACGACGCCATTGAATCGAAACTTCCCTTAGCAGTCGGTGTCGTCGTCTTGGCAACGTTCATCATTTTGCTGATCGCTTTCCGGTCTATCTTGATCCCAATCAAGGCGATTTTGATGAACTTACTCAGTTTAGGAGCAACATTTGGATTACTCGTTATCTTGTTTGAGTCCGGATGGATTCTTCCACAGGAGACGATTGGCATACTGACACCTGTTTTCATTTTCTCACTCGTTTTCGGTTTATCGATGGACTATGAAGTCTTTCTCGTTTCTCGGATGGAAGAATACTACGACGAGACGGGGGATAACGATTATGCGACCGAGATGGGACTTGCGAAGACAAGTAAGATCATTACGTCTGCTGCTTTAATCATGATCGTCGTCACTGGGGCGTTTGCCTTCACAGGTGTCAGTCCGATCAAACAACTGGGTGTCGGTATCGCACTCGCAATCTTCATTGATGCAACGATCGTCCGGATGTTGCTCGTTCCCGCATTGATGAAGCTCTTTGGTCACTGGAACTGGTGGTGGCCAGGTGGTCGTCGTAAAGTAATCCGTAAGTGA